From candidate division TA06 bacterium B3_TA06, one genomic window encodes:
- a CDS encoding sporulation initiation inhibitor Soj, which translates to MRRISIVNQKGGVGKTTTAINLSAALAVAEKHVLLVDADAQTNATSGLGIDSRELELSTYEVLNEPGRVREAIRPTAVRFLDIIPASIDLAGLEIELVDTELRASRLREAVAPLDSQYDYIIMDAPPSLGLLTVNALVAAEGVLIPVQCEYYSLEGIGKLLDTLNRVRFSLNPGLEIFGVLLTMYDVRTNLSEQVAEEVRKYFQDKVFDTVIPRNVRLAEAPSFGQTILHYDINSRGAQAYLELASEVIGRG; encoded by the coding sequence ATGAGGCGGATCTCAATCGTCAATCAGAAGGGCGGAGTTGGAAAGACCACCACCGCGATCAACCTCTCGGCAGCACTTGCGGTTGCAGAGAAGCACGTGCTTCTGGTTGATGCCGATGCTCAGACCAACGCCACCTCGGGCCTTGGGATAGACAGCCGCGAGCTTGAGCTTTCCACATACGAGGTATTGAACGAACCTGGCCGCGTGCGTGAGGCTATCCGTCCAACCGCCGTCAGGTTCCTGGATATCATCCCCGCTTCTATTGATCTGGCAGGGCTTGAGATCGAACTCGTGGACACCGAGCTGCGCGCCTCAAGGTTGCGTGAGGCGGTTGCGCCCCTGGATTCTCAATACGACTACATCATCATGGACGCACCGCCCTCATTGGGGCTTTTGACCGTGAACGCTCTGGTTGCCGCTGAAGGTGTGCTTATACCTGTTCAGTGCGAGTACTACTCGCTTGAAGGTATAGGCAAGCTGCTGGATACCCTGAATCGGGTGCGTTTCTCACTTAATCCCGGGCTTGAGATATTCGGGGTGCTCCTGACCATGTACGACGTGCGCACCAACCTCTCCGAGCAGGTGGCAGAAGAGGTCCGCAAGTATTTTCAAGATAAGGTTTTTGACACCGTAATTCCCCGCAACGTGCGACTTGCCGAGGCACCCAGCTTCGGCCAGACCATCCTTCACTACGACATCAACTCCCGCGGCGCGCAAGCCTATCTGGAGCTTGCAAGCGAGGTGATTGGCCGTGGCTAG
- a CDS encoding cell shape determination protein CcmA — MSNKEGKLDTLIGKDTVITGNVKAKGSLRIDGALEGNITVSDTFTAGESARVKGDIRCRDAFIGGRIEGNIYSQGKVEMHAGANLVGDVTCKGLVIQDNVFFEGRCSMKEKEQPKK, encoded by the coding sequence ATGAGTAACAAAGAAGGCAAACTGGATACCTTGATTGGGAAAGACACGGTAATTACGGGAAACGTTAAGGCTAAGGGCAGCCTGCGGATTGACGGGGCGCTCGAAGGAAACATTACGGTCTCCGACACCTTTACTGCCGGTGAGAGTGCCCGCGTTAAAGGGGACATTCGTTGCAGGGATGCTTTCATTGGCGGAAGGATAGAGGGCAACATCTATTCGCAGGGCAAGGTGGAGATGCACGCCGGCGCTAACCTTGTTGGTGATGTGACTTGCAAGGGACTTGTGATCCAGGATAACGTCTTCTTTGAAGGTCGCTGCAGTATGAAGGAGAAGGAGCAGCCTAAGAAGTAA
- a CDS encoding V-type ATP synthase subunit B (produces ATP from ADP in the presence of a proton gradient across the membrane; the B subunit is part of the catalytic core of the ATP synthase complex) produces MTPQKTPSTKTEKTASKQKLRGIIDYQTITSVSGPLLLVEGVEGVKYEELVEIFLPSGERRRGRVLEVDKDKALIQVFEGSAGIEIGQTRVRFLGKGITLGVSEELLGRVFDGLGRPRDGSPPLIPEEFRDINGLPINPYARSYPNEFIQTGISCIDGLNTLVRGQKLPLFSGSGLPHNRMAAQIVRQARILGAEEEFAVVFGAMGITFEEAQFFIDDFRRTGALERAVLFLNLADDPAIERIATPRVVFTAAEYLAFTKDYHVLVILTDITNYCEALREISAARKEIPGRRGYPGYLYTDLATIYERSGRIKGSEGSITLIPILTMPEDDKTHPIPDLTGYITEGQIILSRTLHHKNVSPPVDVLPSLSRLKDKGIGAGKTREDHADLFNQLYAAYARGKEAAELAVILGEAALTDIDKQFMGFAESFERRYVSQDEYEDRTIEETLDLGWELLIMLPRAEMKRVRDEYLEKYYDKTAAKLKKSEEKHAS; encoded by the coding sequence ATGACTCCCCAGAAAACACCCTCAACAAAAACTGAGAAGACGGCATCCAAACAGAAGCTAAGAGGGATTATTGATTACCAGACCATCACCTCGGTCTCCGGCCCCCTGCTTCTGGTTGAGGGGGTTGAAGGCGTCAAGTACGAGGAACTGGTGGAGATCTTCCTGCCTTCAGGTGAACGCCGTAGGGGGCGTGTCCTTGAAGTAGATAAGGACAAGGCACTTATTCAGGTGTTTGAGGGTTCGGCTGGTATCGAGATAGGCCAGACAAGGGTGCGCTTCCTGGGTAAGGGTATTACCTTGGGCGTTTCTGAAGAACTTCTGGGCCGCGTCTTCGATGGACTCGGTCGCCCCCGCGATGGCTCTCCTCCTTTGATCCCTGAAGAGTTCCGCGACATCAACGGCCTGCCCATCAATCCCTACGCGCGCAGCTACCCGAACGAGTTCATCCAGACCGGCATCTCCTGCATCGACGGTCTGAACACCTTGGTTCGCGGCCAGAAGCTGCCCCTGTTTTCCGGCTCCGGTCTTCCTCACAACCGGATGGCCGCGCAGATCGTGCGGCAGGCAAGGATCCTTGGCGCAGAGGAGGAGTTCGCGGTGGTGTTCGGCGCCATGGGCATCACCTTTGAGGAGGCGCAGTTCTTCATCGACGACTTCCGCCGCACCGGTGCTCTGGAGCGTGCGGTGCTGTTTCTAAACTTGGCAGACGACCCGGCGATCGAGCGTATCGCTACGCCTCGAGTTGTCTTTACCGCTGCCGAATATCTTGCCTTTACAAAGGACTACCACGTTCTGGTGATCCTTACCGACATCACAAACTACTGCGAGGCCCTGCGTGAGATCTCTGCTGCCCGCAAGGAGATCCCGGGCAGGCGCGGCTACCCCGGCTATCTTTATACCGATCTCGCCACCATCTACGAACGCTCGGGCCGCATCAAAGGTTCGGAGGGTTCTATAACCCTGATCCCCATCCTCACCATGCCAGAGGACGACAAGACCCATCCCATCCCTGACCTTACCGGTTACATCACCGAGGGGCAGATTATCCTCTCACGAACACTCCACCACAAGAACGTCTCACCGCCTGTGGATGTGCTTCCGTCCCTTTCCCGACTTAAGGACAAAGGGATCGGGGCGGGAAAGACCCGTGAGGACCACGCCGACCTCTTTAACCAGCTATATGCGGCCTACGCACGCGGCAAGGAGGCGGCCGAGCTTGCGGTGATTCTGGGCGAGGCCGCTTTGACCGACATCGATAAGCAGTTCATGGGCTTCGCCGAGTCCTTTGAGCGCCGCTACGTATCTCAGGACGAATACGAGGATCGAACCATCGAGGAGACCCTTGATCTGGGCTGGGAGCTTTTGATCATGCTTCCCCGTGCCGAGATGAAGCGCGTGCGAGATGAGTATCTCGAAAAGTATTATGACAAGACGGCGGCCAAGCTCAAGAAGTCGGAGGAGAAGCATGCGTCTTAA
- a CDS encoding V-type ATP synthase subunit D: MRLNVNATRMELLKLRRRLAIAERGYKLLKDKLEELMRNVYSLVDEIRDMRREVEASLRKASARYALAKAQRDRRATDIATSLPAVKLSIEAGTRRILNVKVPIFKPKLQGRIRCYGFLETSGELDLALQSLYAVLEKMVLLAEKEKALELLASEIERTRRRVNALEYVVIPNTAETISFIKLKLSEMERGNLTRLMRIKEIIRG, translated from the coding sequence ATGCGTCTTAACGTTAACGCTACTCGCATGGAACTCCTCAAACTGCGCCGCAGATTAGCTATCGCCGAGCGGGGATACAAACTCCTAAAAGACAAGCTCGAGGAGCTTATGCGCAACGTATACTCGTTGGTGGATGAGATCAGGGATATGCGTAGAGAGGTGGAGGCATCACTCCGAAAAGCCTCTGCCCGATATGCCTTGGCCAAGGCTCAGCGCGATCGGCGGGCTACAGACATCGCCACCTCACTTCCTGCGGTGAAGCTTTCCATCGAAGCGGGCACCCGCCGCATCCTGAACGTGAAGGTCCCTATCTTCAAGCCGAAACTTCAAGGCCGCATCCGCTGTTACGGATTCCTTGAGACCTCAGGTGAGCTGGATTTGGCCTTACAGTCTCTCTATGCGGTTTTGGAGAAGATGGTACTTTTAGCCGAGAAGGAGAAGGCGCTTGAGCTTTTGGCCTCCGAGATCGAGCGTACCCGCCGCCGGGTCAACGCGCTCGAATATGTGGTTATACCCAATACCGCCGAGACCATCTCCTTCATCAAACTCAAGCTCTCCGAGATGGAGCGCGGAAACCTTACGCGGCTCATGCGCATCAAGGAGATCATAAGGGGATAG
- the fabG gene encoding 3-oxoacyl-[acyl-carrier-protein] reductase, with product MNEERRALITGGAVGIGRAIAVQLAKSYPVVLLDLNEEGLTETKDLIEKEGGKAHCYKADVSSFEEMTELASKVEKEEGPITIIVNNAGITRDTLFMRMDAAAWELVLKVNLTGAFNVCKAFLRPMLKARWGRIVNISSVVAQTGNVGQANYAASKAGLIGFSKSLARELAARNITVNCIAPGFIQTPMTDVLSADIKDAYLTQIPLKRFGTPEDVAKAVRFLCSDDASYITGQVIRVDGGMLTA from the coding sequence TTGAACGAAGAAAGACGAGCTTTGATTACCGGCGGGGCGGTAGGGATCGGGCGGGCCATTGCAGTCCAGTTGGCTAAATCCTATCCGGTTGTGCTCCTGGATCTGAACGAGGAAGGACTTACCGAGACTAAAGACCTGATTGAAAAAGAGGGGGGCAAGGCCCACTGCTACAAGGCCGACGTATCTTCCTTTGAAGAGATGACTGAGCTTGCCTCAAAAGTCGAGAAAGAAGAGGGGCCGATCACCATTATTGTCAACAATGCAGGCATCACCCGTGACACCCTTTTCATGCGCATGGACGCCGCTGCCTGGGAGTTGGTTCTCAAGGTGAACCTCACAGGCGCGTTCAACGTTTGCAAGGCTTTTCTGCGGCCCATGCTCAAGGCGCGCTGGGGACGCATAGTTAACATCTCATCTGTGGTTGCTCAGACTGGTAACGTTGGGCAGGCCAACTACGCCGCATCCAAGGCAGGACTCATAGGTTTTTCCAAATCCCTGGCAAGAGAGCTTGCCGCGCGAAATATCACAGTAAACTGCATAGCTCCAGGGTTTATCCAGACCCCTATGACCGATGTGCTCTCTGCGGATATAAAGGACGCCTATCTTACGCAGATTCCTCTTAAAAGATTCGGCACCCCTGAGGATGTGGCAAAGGCAGTGCGGTTCTTATGTTCAGATGACGCCTCCTACATCACCGGCCAGGTTATACGCGTGGATGGCGGGATGTTGACGGCATAA
- a CDS encoding histidine--tRNA ligase codes for MQGGDVRYERVKGTRDVLPREALARRELEQLVYNRFSRAGFLPILPPTFERAELYQHSTGEASDIVIKEMYRFADMGGRDLALRPEGTPSVMRAILENHLKIPIRLWYSMTMFRQDKPQKGRYREHTQIGAEIVGEAEPEADVELIKLGYDLFTEMGIKGMYLELNTIGCRECRPGYTEKLTQFLTEHQKELCEDCKVRMQRNPLRVFDCKVASCQEVLKSTPSQRAYLCQGCKEHFDAVKKGLGRFSIPFGENERMVRGLDYYSRTVIEFKSTLLGAQDTLCGGGRYDYLAEELGGPPTPATGFAFGIERALLTSRGEDIFEFSGASIPLLVLPLGDKAAAYALELIFKLRQAGISVQAEFRSGGLSRKLKRADARNAERVLIVGEDEIAKARFILRDMHTGEQKEMTFEELLSLHELKGPSLLTNGED; via the coding sequence TTGCAAGGAGGAGACGTGCGCTACGAGCGGGTTAAAGGCACGCGAGACGTCCTGCCGCGCGAGGCATTAGCGAGGCGGGAGTTGGAACAGCTGGTATATAACAGATTCAGCCGTGCCGGATTCCTTCCAATCCTTCCACCTACCTTTGAGAGAGCAGAGCTCTACCAGCACTCCACAGGCGAGGCCTCGGACATCGTGATCAAGGAGATGTACCGGTTTGCCGACATGGGAGGACGCGATCTGGCACTGCGACCTGAAGGCACGCCGTCGGTGATGCGGGCTATCCTTGAGAATCACCTTAAGATTCCCATCCGGCTCTGGTATTCGATGACTATGTTCCGCCAGGACAAGCCGCAGAAGGGCAGATATAGAGAGCATACCCAGATAGGTGCCGAGATCGTGGGCGAGGCAGAGCCTGAGGCCGACGTGGAGCTCATCAAGCTCGGCTACGATCTTTTTACCGAGATGGGGATTAAGGGGATGTATCTGGAGCTTAATACCATCGGTTGCCGCGAGTGCAGGCCCGGCTATACCGAGAAGCTGACTCAATTTCTCACAGAACACCAGAAGGAACTCTGTGAGGACTGCAAGGTACGCATGCAACGCAACCCCTTGCGGGTATTCGACTGCAAGGTTGCCAGCTGCCAGGAGGTTCTGAAGTCCACTCCATCTCAGCGTGCCTACCTCTGTCAGGGGTGTAAGGAACACTTTGATGCAGTGAAGAAGGGCCTTGGGCGGTTCTCGATTCCCTTCGGAGAGAACGAGCGAATGGTTCGGGGGCTCGACTACTACTCCAGAACGGTGATCGAGTTCAAGTCCACGCTTCTTGGTGCTCAGGATACGCTATGCGGCGGCGGTCGTTACGACTACCTTGCCGAAGAGCTTGGCGGTCCACCCACCCCTGCAACAGGCTTTGCCTTCGGCATCGAGCGCGCACTCCTTACCAGCAGGGGAGAGGATATATTTGAGTTCTCCGGGGCATCCATCCCGCTTTTAGTCCTTCCTCTGGGTGATAAAGCAGCGGCTTACGCTCTCGAACTCATCTTCAAGCTGCGCCAGGCAGGGATCTCTGTTCAGGCCGAGTTCCGCTCCGGTGGGCTTTCCAGAAAGCTCAAGCGCGCCGATGCACGCAACGCAGAAAGGGTGCTGATCGTTGGTGAGGACGAGATCGCCAAGGCTCGATTTATCCTGCGAGACATGCACACCGGCGAACAGAAAGAGATGACGTTTGAGGAGCTTCTCAGCCTCCACGAGCTCAAGGGACCCTCTTTATTGACAAACGGTGAGGATTAA